TTAAGATCAAATGCAAGTCTTCAGCATACTCAGATGGGTGAGAACAGACTTGTTTGTCAGCACAAGTTTCATGAATCCCATGCAGGATTTCCTGATTTTCCTCTTATTGCTTTGTGCAAGaacaaataaaagagaaaaataagggGACACTGATGCATGAGGCCCATTGTACTTAAATCCCTAACTTCCTTTAATTCTTCACAAAAATACAAAGCTCTCACCTTGGAAGCCAACGAAGTAAAGTGAATGCTTCGGTTTGCCTCCGATGATTCCAATACAACAATCCAGCTTGAGGATGTTCTGGAGATGAACACAGATGtttaaatgagtaaagagataTGGGAGAGAACTTAACTTCAGTAGAGAAGGAGGAGATATACGCACATCACCGGTAGATGCAAGGCTGTCAACAAGCgtcaaagaaaaggaaaaaagcctGCACACTGCTCCAAGTCACAACGTCGATCGAAACGTTGTGACTTGGAGCAGTGTGCaggcttttttccttttcttcagagaacaacacaatttttttttatgaagttGGGTGAGCACAGAGGGGTCAATGGATGGGTGGAGGATGTGGAGGCAGAATATTCAGACCTTGACACATTCGATGTAGGACGGGTTGAGGGCCTCCCCTCCCAGCCGTACAGGCACCAGTATGATGACAGACTTCCAGGCTTGGCTGGACGGATCAGGGGGAGCCTGGCTTAGTGACATGTCACACAAATGCACCACATCTTCTTTGTATACTGCAGTGCATAGAAAcatgacaagaaaaaaagacttcTTTAGATATTTCTGAAAGAATACATTATGGAGCAAAGCAATAAACATACTGATACATCTGAACTAGGCTCTCACAAAGAATAATTATTAAATTCAACAGATTTCTAGTCTGGTAATCTCACCTGTACAATCCTGAGCCACATACACAGCCAGGTTGTGGAGCACAGAGGTTTTGGCTACTGCTttcctgaaaaaacaaacaaacaaccattATCAAATAAATTCTTAAGTTTGTAACTCTTTGAAGAAAATAGTAAATCCTGCTTGTAACTCTTACAGCGCCCTTACCGTAGTATGTGTGCCACTATAGAGGGGCCATACCAGTCACCAGCCTTCTTCCCTGAACTTTTGCCAATTTCCACCAGCTGGTGAAGCCCAAAAGGTGCTGGGGGCTGATCCCCAAACCAGGTGACCAGCTTGTGGTGGATGGGCTCTGCCTGCCTGTCCCTAACAGACTCAGGCCTCTTCCTCTGGCTGCATCTGGGTGCCTGATCACTCGTCAGGGACTTTTCAGGGGTGTTGGATCCTCGTGGAGAGCCAAAGGAGGGAATGGGGACCCCTCCAGCTCGCACTGGAGAACGCGGTCTGAACACCTCAAAGTCCACATCGGTTAGCTGCTGAGCATCTGGCCAAGCCCAAtctgcaaaatacacaaaggCTTAAACTAAGCAATTAAGTACAGCCAAGCTTAAGATCTGGGCAAAGTTTTTTTCTGGAATTTCTTCAGTCTTTAGCTTTAAACAATCAGAGTAGACATCTTTTGAATGCCGTAATAATAAGCATGGACACAATAAGAAAAATGTTCTAAAATAAAGACTGAAATGGAGCAGAAGAGAGAGGCAAAAACAACGGTGTCATGAGACAAAAACTCTCTGCAATGAAAAGAAACCAAAATAAATCAGGAGAAGTAAAGCTTAGGAAATATGAACAGTCCTTTCAGTTTAAAAGAGCACTTCCTTTCGTCAGAGAGAAGGTTATACGTGTCACACTACTGACGGATAAATGGATCAgtttcactgaaaaaacaagATCAGCCAGCTTTTTCAAAAGACCCTGTTTGGCTCACACATAGTGCTCCTTTGAGGAACCTTTACCTGTATTTTTTGTGGGTCAAAGTAAAACTGTGTAACTGTGCGAGAGACAAACCTCTGGGCATCAAATGGACCAGGAGCCCCTGTGCCAGCAGCATCTGTCCACTGCGCAGCATACAGCCCCAGCCACAGTCTGTGGTCCAGGTGGAGCCCTCCAGCTGAGGAAACTCCCTCCTGTAGGTCAGCCAAATCCTGGACACAAAAGCCAGACGAAACCGCTCCACCTCATCTATGAGGAGGTGAAGGGGTGGAAGACgagacacagaaaaagaaagagaactCTTATAATGTGTTGATTCAAACTGTTTATGAATTGTATCTTATGTTCATCTGAGATGAGACAGATCAgttcacttttattttggtCTACTGCTTTGTGTTTGCTGATGTAAACCCAGCAACCTTTCAAAGAAAAAGGGTTTACACCGCTGTGGTTaaccaaaacacacatcacTACACCACCTGGAGTCTATTTCTAGAAAAGAAACACAGCCTCTAACAGGGACTTTTGATAAGAAAGGGATCAACCTTGAGATTCTAaagatatgtttgtgtgtttagagCTTACCTTCACTGTTGAGCAGATAGGAGTGTCCCAGGACAGTGACCGGTGAGATCTTGTTGAAGGAGGTTTTAGACTTTACAGTCCAACCtacagaaagaggaagagggaaaatGAATGTTGGCAAAGTAGCAGATGGTGAAGGCTAATAGAGGCTTTGAAAAAAGTTAGTCATATTGTTTTGCAGCATGCTGACCATAAAATACATGACATAGAACAAGACAGAAACACCAGCACACTCCTCCTTCAAGATTAAGTACAAACCATATTTGACATTGTTCCATGCTGACATCAGTTTGGCTTTCAGTTTGTCCATCTCGTCAGGCTCTCCGGTTGCCTCTCTGCTGGGATCTGGAGTCTGAGGCAGCCTGAGTCCAAAGCTGCCCTGCCGCTCCAGGGGCTGCTGCCTCCGGCTGTCCACCAGCTCATCCTGCATGACTCCCCCTACGTACTGTACCGCGCTGGGGGAAACGGAGTTCATGCCTCTGAGTCTCAGAGCTGCACTCTGGTGCTCCTCATTGCAACACAGAACTGATAATGGAGAAACGGGCATGTAAATTATTGACTACTGACAGGTGTACACATTATTCACACCAAACATTTTTTACACTCTGCCTGAAACTCTTtaacttacacttaatatttactcaagtatatgTTTGTTTAACCTAATGTTGGCCACTGTATAGAACGTATACTGcatgtctgtcctggaagaaaGATCCTCCTCTGTATATCGTCCTGtggtttcttttctcttttcttcctgtTAAAGGTTTTGTGGTTTTATATAGATTGTAAACCTCTCTGAGGCAGATTAATCCCCTGCAAAgtaatcaataatgaaataattgcAACTTACACCCTTAGTTCAAAGAACCAGAAAAGGCTAGTAAGTAGACTGTAAGTCAAGAGGTTTTAGACAAACTACATTTCCAAGGGTATACATTTCATACTTTAAGCCTACATGGTTTCACTGTACTGTTAAGGAAAACAGCACTAAACAAGTCTGCAGGCAAAGTAATCACTtcctgaaaaatataaataaatacaacgcTGTCACTGTCAACTTAAGGCATCTGTCTTCAACTACTGTTTTCACAATGCATAGCACACAAAGGAAATTACCAGTgacttttccaccctgacctgAAACTGATGAGTAGTAGTTTCAACAGGGAACAGGAGCACGGTGTGTAGTCACTGATTACACTGATGGGCATTTTTGTGTCATGTGATTTGCATTTGACAACCGGCATGTCGGGCTTTTTAAGCAACTGTGAAAGTCATCTGATTACGGTGGTTGTCATCATTCCTCATTGCAGATCAGCAGTTACACCTAAAGCAATTACTCGCCGCAGGACAGACGTCAATCTGTCACGACGCTGGTAATGAGTGTAAGCGAGTCAGCATACTTTATGACCAACAAGCTCACAGTAACTTCAGTGTATTTGTTAGGTCCCTATATaataaacaatacatttttctgCCAACTTAACATCAAAGCCTAGTAATCGAGTGATCGCCATAGCGTTACACCGCCTTTAAAATTAGCTTTTACACCTACAATCAAATATTCACTTGCTAGTAACTACGTACCTGTGGTAAAAGCCGGTTAAGCTGGTCGATACATTGCAGTGTTTTGACCCATTTCAGCGATTTCCTCTGTCTTCATCCACAGCTGCTTTCCTCACGAATAAATTTAATGTATCAGCTTGCTAaagctagctagcgttagcatttTTAGAAGCTAGCCCCCGGCGTTAGCTTCCTGATGTTCAAACCGGACTGACCAAAGATATTAATGTCTGTTCAACAAAACAGAGCTGACGTCAGTATGGTACGGGTTCCTCCATTCAATAAACAAGCTAATTTGTAGACTCTCCGGTGAAGATAATCCAACACATAGCGGGGTTTGCTCCCCTGACCAGCCACCGCTTTAGCGTCTCCCTTTGACAGCAGAGGACATTCACTTCCTGTTGTCCTTTCCTGATACAACGCCATTGGTTGAAGTAATCACTGTGAGAACGCTGATTGGATAATGGTCGAGTAATAGACGTTAACAGTGCGGTATTGGCTAATATTAACTTTATGTTATGTAATATGGAACCTAGGCTACAAATCATACCATAGTAAAAGAATGGTATGCATTTGCATCGatatatttatgattatatGAGTGGCTGGTGCTTTAATGAATGttgaataaaaatatttcatcCACACCGGTTTAAAATGACCTCATTAGGGCTGTTTCCCACGTAACATTCTTATTTGTTATAGCAGGAAAAACACTCGTGAAAAATGCTCTAATTGTTCTTTCATGTTTTACCTTCCTTGTTGGATCCGGGAAGGAAGGAAGCCATTACATGAGCCAGAATAGACAATACCAGGATAAACCTAAATGCAGGGCCGTAACCATGGAGTCATGGCTGCCATGGGGACCcaatatttatgattatgattgCATTTCCTACAGATCATCTTAAGACAGGGGTGTTTGCTATGCCTCGCGTAAATTGGATAGTCACAGCAGCTATGACATGCACTGTGTTTTTCAAATCATGATTACCTACATGTATAATGTAGCATAAAAAGTGTTTATCGTGATAACATAATAAAAGGCTTGCTGCAGCATTTTTATTATGGATTACAGTCACAAGAGTAAGAGGTGGCAAGTTTTGGAACAAATCTCAGAATTTTATTCCACATACTGCACTTCAGGTGTCTGCATTTGAATCACATCTATCACAAACAAAAATGCCCCATGgtacaaataaatacactttaAGTGAACAGAGAAATGTGGAATGTTATTATACTCTGACTTTTGTGTTCATTTGTAGAATCCATAtttgtatacagtatattttctttttttcttcaaagtAACTtacaaacaataacagcaactgaagttttttttttaaataaagtgcaTTTATACTACTCTCTCTGTCaatcacaaaaagaaaaaggaatttTTCAAACATGTAACACTAGTATAGACACAATTGATTGGAAAAAGGCCTGTGGGCATAACAGCTGTATAAGATCACAATACAGTTAGTTTTCTTAAACAGGTGATCTGAGCTGACCAGATGACTCATTTGTTACATCAAGATATAAAAGACCTCCGTCCTATCAGTAGAATATATAAGACAgtatattatattaaaaatgttaatcCCTATTCCAGAAGGTATAATTAACAGTCACGTGAAgaacacaacaacagaaaaggaataaaattcATGATTCAAGTGTTCATTTGATAATTACTGCAAATATTTTGTCATTAGAAACATAAATGCATATTCAGTAACCCTATGGCTAATAACATCCATTCTGCAGTATTTTAGTGGTCTTGGCTTCAGTACAGAAACTAACTCAAGCAGATTATTAACGAACATTTTATGGAAAcatgtttgacagtggatgttTTGAACCACTGGAGGGCAGTAGAGTACaatgccaaattaaaaaaaaaaactggttgGTCAAGTACTGCATAGGACTTCCTAATGGGTGAGTGGAAAATCCTTGGTACACCCTCATACGTTGTTAGATTTGAGGATAGATTGCGAACAGCATCCTTTTGAATAGATTAAAATCGACCAATATTGCATTAAAGAGGAattaagaaatgtttttcataTTAATGACTGGTTATGTAAAAACAATCTGCCAATACcacaaaaataaacttcagtctTTGAACTTATGCCTCTGCGTGAAGTTGTTGCTGTCGCCTGAATCAGTTTACACTTGTAGAGCTGAGAAGAGTCATTTTAATCAAATCACTGTTAGTAAGTGACGCATCAAATCAAAAATGGATTAAATCATTTAACCCCTACTTTCTTATGTAAATCAGCTAGTAGCAATATAGCGACAGCAGTcctcacacacagctgtaaatgATTTGCATAAGATTATGTACACTAACGAGAATGAACTACTAATGAGATGAATATGACCTGTGGGAGAAGAGCACAACTTGTTTTTCCTGTGAACTTTTTATCCTTCTCAGCACTCTTGCTGAGATTATAGGTTCAAACACCTTTATCAGTACATTACATAGCAAAATGTGAGCTTTACATGAATCAATCTCGACTACCTACCTTTTAGTACCTAACAACCTAACACAGTCATTCTGATTATATTGTAGATAACCTTGTTTTTACAGCAACAGGTTCATTGTGATATATTGTACCATGCCCATATCCACAAACCCTACTTTCGCTAAAGAGCCCTTTGACAAACACATTATGCTACATCCATGACTGCCTGCTTTTCCTGTTTTGGCTCAAAACAACACATGGGTTCACTGTATAACTTTTTCTTTATATTATATCCACATAAGTTATCATCACTGTGCCTGTGTGATGTGTTAATAAAGTAGTAGAGTCTTCAGCAAAGCCTGTAACTGTTCCTGGATGCTAACTGTTGCCTGTTTATTTCCAGTTTGGTTGCTGTCGTGACCCTTGCTGAGTCAAGCGTGTTGAGTGTAATTACCCCTTGAAAagacacacattttcacacattcgCACACTTCTTAACTCACTCGCTCGCAAACACACTCGCATCCCAATTCATGGACCACGGGGGTTTGGATTTAAATGCATGGAAATCAGCTGCTGACACTGCTGCCTCCTGTGgcaatgtgagtgtgtgtacatgtgtttgtgtgtgtcggctgcagtcagaggcagagggagaaaagGGCTGTGGTGGCCCTCCTGCGAAGGGGAGATAAGCGCTGAGCCTGAGCTCTGTCAACCATGCTTTCCTCTGCAGAAGGACACAGCCTGCAAGAACCACCAGAAATAGACCCAAGgtggcttcacacacacacacccacacagacacacacatagaaaatcCCTTGCGACAGACAGAGCTAGACAGTGCTTGACGTGACATCCACTGACAGAGTGCCTGCTTTGGCTTTGTCTGACTGAGCACAACAACTCAGTAAACTGCTGGATGAAGAAGAAATGAGCTCAATCATCTTGTTGCTTGCTTAGTAGCCAAACTGAGGCTGCGTGTCAGTTGTGTTGTTTGATGCAAATATTACAATATGTGTGTGACTCAGTTCGTCATTGTCTTGTCTGATAAGCAGTTAAAAGAACAAAGGGCTGGTTGAAAGAAAACAGAGTGACTGGATTTGGTATTCACAGTATTCAGCATGTTTTGATCAGTAAAGCACTTTTTGACCTTCTTGTACCTATaatacatgtacagtacataccATATGACATGCGTTCACATAGacccacacacatatacatcTGATAGTGTTCCACATTACATTAAGAGTCTTCTTATTAAATACTTTATAATAGAAAATCAACAGATAATGCACTTTTACAGTGGATTATTTCACTCCTGGTTTTAAGTTAGAATCAGTCGATGattgaaatcaataaataacattttatatacTCTGAAACTG
The window above is part of the Epinephelus moara isolate mb chromosome 5, YSFRI_EMoa_1.0, whole genome shotgun sequence genome. Proteins encoded here:
- the atg4da gene encoding cysteine protease atg4da, with the protein product MNSVSPSAVQYVGGVMQDELVDSRRQQPLERQGSFGLRLPQTPDPSREATGEPDEMDKLKAKLMSAWNNVKYGWTVKSKTSFNKISPVTVLGHSYLLNSEDEVERFRLAFVSRIWLTYRREFPQLEGSTWTTDCGWGCMLRSGQMLLAQGLLVHLMPRDWAWPDAQQLTDVDFEVFRPRSPVRAGGVPIPSFGSPRGSNTPEKSLTSDQAPRCSQRKRPESVRDRQAEPIHHKLVTWFGDQPPAPFGLHQLVEIGKSSGKKAGDWYGPSIVAHILRKAVAKTSVLHNLAVYVAQDCTVYKEDVVHLCDMSLSQAPPDPSSQAWKSVIILVPVRLGGEALNPSYIECVKNILKLDCCIGIIGGKPKHSLYFVGFQDEQLLYLDPHYCQPVVDVAQVDFSLESFHCSSPKKMPFNRMDPSCTIGFYAKNKKDFESLCSAVSMALSSSKEKYPIFTFVEGQGQDYGLEGHSSNHSGSAAHILPPGKLGRSNNRRNSDEFVFL